One Belonocnema kinseyi isolate 2016_QV_RU_SX_M_011 chromosome 6, B_treatae_v1, whole genome shotgun sequence genomic region harbors:
- the LOC117174809 gene encoding brahma-associated protein of 60 kDa isoform X1 produces the protein MAQRFPVPNTGSNGPPPQRYPPPSVPPNLRQYSGPNFPMQQRTGFTPPPQMGTAGPGPGGIMRPSQPYAGMRQPPMPTPPGGKRNADQRIPMPQQKPYFWNSDFSHSTSKKKKKLADKILPQKVRDLVPESQAYMDLLAFERKLDATIMRKRLDIQEALKRPMKQKRKLRIFISNTFYPAKEPGEGEEGCVASWELRVEGRLLDDTKNDPNKVKRKFSSFFKSLVIELDKDLYGPDNHLVEWHRTLTTQETDGFQVKRPGDKNVRCTILLLLDYQPLQFKLDPRLARLLGVHTQTRPVIISALWQYIKTHKLQDGHEREYINCDKYLEQIFTCPRMKFAEIPSRLNPLLHPPDPIVINHVISVEGTETKQTACYDIDVEVDDTLKTQMNNFLLSTASQQEIQSLDNKIHETVDTITQLKTNREFFLSFAKDPQQFINKWIISQTRDLKTMTDVVGNPEEERRAEFYFQPWAQEAVCRYFYTKVQQKRAELEQALGIRNS, from the exons ATGCAGCAGAGAACAGGTTTCACGCCACCTCCTCAAATGGGAACTGCAGGACCTGGACCAGGAGGCATAATGAGACCAAGTCAACCCTATGCGGGAATGCGGCAGCCTCCCATGCCAACTCCGCCAGGTGGAAAAAGAAATGCAGATCAACGCATTCCCATGCCCCAACAAAAACC GTATTTTTGGAACAGTGATTTTTCACATTCCACATccaagaagaagaaaaaactcgCGGATAAGATCCTGCCGCAAAAAGTGCGCGACTTGGTACCAGAGTCGCAAGCGTACATGGATCTTCTCGCATTTGAGCGAAAACTCGATGCGACAATAATGAGAAAACGCCTGGATATACAGGAGGCTCTGAAACGTCCCATGAAGCAGAAAAGAAAGCTAcgaatatttatttcgaacactTTCTATCCAGCGAAGGAACCTGGAGAAGGTGAAGAAGGCTGTGTGGCTTCTTGGGAGCTGAGAGTGGAAGGAAGACTTTTAGATGATACTAAGAATGATCCTAACAAG GTGAAGAGGAAATTTTCGTCGTTCTTCAAGAGTCTGGTAATCGAATTAGATAAGGATTTGTACGGGCCCGACAATCATTTAGTAGAATGGCATCGCACGTTAACGACCCAAGAAACTGACGGTTTCCAGGTCAAGAGACCTGGGGATAAAAATGTCCGGTGCACAATTCTCCTATTACTGGACTATCAGCCCTTGCag TTCAAACTGGACCCCCGCCTCGCTCGATTACTTGGAGTTCACACTCAAACCCGACCAGTAATCATCTCTGCTTTGTGGCAATATATAAAAACCCACAAACTTCAAGATGGTCACGAAAGGGAATATATCAATTGCGATAAATATCTGGAACAAATTTTCACTTGTCCGCGAATGAAATTTGCAGAAATTCCGTCACGCTTGAATCCACTGCTTCATCCCCCAGATCCTATCGTCATCAATCACGTTATTAGTGTTGAAG GAACCGAAACTAAGCAAACGGCTTGCTACGACATTGACGTGGAAGTTGATGatacattaaaaacacaaatGAACAACTTCTTGCTCTCAACGGCAAGTCAGCAGGAGATTCAAAGCTTGGACAACAAAATTCACGAAACGGTCGACACCATCACACAGCTGAAAACGAATCGGGAGTTTTTCCTAAGTTTTGCCAAAGATCCGCAGCAATTCATCAACAAGTGGATCATATCACAGACGAGAGACCTGAAAACGATGACGGATGTGGTAGGAAACCCAGAGGAAGAAAGGAGAGccgaattttatttccaaccctgGGCTCAAGAAGCCGTTTGTCGGTATTTCTACACGAAAGTACAACAAAAGCGGGCGGAACTCGAACAGGCACTTGGTATACGGAACTCATAA
- the LOC117174809 gene encoding brahma-associated protein of 60 kDa isoform X2: MAQRFPVPNTGSNGPPPQRYPPPSVPPNLRQYSGPNFPMQQRTGFTPPPQMGTAGPGPGGIMRPSQPYAGMRQPPMPTPPGGKRNADQRIPMPQQKPDFSHSTSKKKKKLADKILPQKVRDLVPESQAYMDLLAFERKLDATIMRKRLDIQEALKRPMKQKRKLRIFISNTFYPAKEPGEGEEGCVASWELRVEGRLLDDTKNDPNKVKRKFSSFFKSLVIELDKDLYGPDNHLVEWHRTLTTQETDGFQVKRPGDKNVRCTILLLLDYQPLQFKLDPRLARLLGVHTQTRPVIISALWQYIKTHKLQDGHEREYINCDKYLEQIFTCPRMKFAEIPSRLNPLLHPPDPIVINHVISVEGTETKQTACYDIDVEVDDTLKTQMNNFLLSTASQQEIQSLDNKIHETVDTITQLKTNREFFLSFAKDPQQFINKWIISQTRDLKTMTDVVGNPEEERRAEFYFQPWAQEAVCRYFYTKVQQKRAELEQALGIRNS; encoded by the exons ATGCAGCAGAGAACAGGTTTCACGCCACCTCCTCAAATGGGAACTGCAGGACCTGGACCAGGAGGCATAATGAGACCAAGTCAACCCTATGCGGGAATGCGGCAGCCTCCCATGCCAACTCCGCCAGGTGGAAAAAGAAATGCAGATCAACGCATTCCCATGCCCCAACAAAAACC TGATTTTTCACATTCCACATccaagaagaagaaaaaactcgCGGATAAGATCCTGCCGCAAAAAGTGCGCGACTTGGTACCAGAGTCGCAAGCGTACATGGATCTTCTCGCATTTGAGCGAAAACTCGATGCGACAATAATGAGAAAACGCCTGGATATACAGGAGGCTCTGAAACGTCCCATGAAGCAGAAAAGAAAGCTAcgaatatttatttcgaacactTTCTATCCAGCGAAGGAACCTGGAGAAGGTGAAGAAGGCTGTGTGGCTTCTTGGGAGCTGAGAGTGGAAGGAAGACTTTTAGATGATACTAAGAATGATCCTAACAAG GTGAAGAGGAAATTTTCGTCGTTCTTCAAGAGTCTGGTAATCGAATTAGATAAGGATTTGTACGGGCCCGACAATCATTTAGTAGAATGGCATCGCACGTTAACGACCCAAGAAACTGACGGTTTCCAGGTCAAGAGACCTGGGGATAAAAATGTCCGGTGCACAATTCTCCTATTACTGGACTATCAGCCCTTGCag TTCAAACTGGACCCCCGCCTCGCTCGATTACTTGGAGTTCACACTCAAACCCGACCAGTAATCATCTCTGCTTTGTGGCAATATATAAAAACCCACAAACTTCAAGATGGTCACGAAAGGGAATATATCAATTGCGATAAATATCTGGAACAAATTTTCACTTGTCCGCGAATGAAATTTGCAGAAATTCCGTCACGCTTGAATCCACTGCTTCATCCCCCAGATCCTATCGTCATCAATCACGTTATTAGTGTTGAAG GAACCGAAACTAAGCAAACGGCTTGCTACGACATTGACGTGGAAGTTGATGatacattaaaaacacaaatGAACAACTTCTTGCTCTCAACGGCAAGTCAGCAGGAGATTCAAAGCTTGGACAACAAAATTCACGAAACGGTCGACACCATCACACAGCTGAAAACGAATCGGGAGTTTTTCCTAAGTTTTGCCAAAGATCCGCAGCAATTCATCAACAAGTGGATCATATCACAGACGAGAGACCTGAAAACGATGACGGATGTGGTAGGAAACCCAGAGGAAGAAAGGAGAGccgaattttatttccaaccctgGGCTCAAGAAGCCGTTTGTCGGTATTTCTACACGAAAGTACAACAAAAGCGGGCGGAACTCGAACAGGCACTTGGTATACGGAACTCATAA
- the LOC117175191 gene encoding splicing factor 3B subunit 4 yields MAAGPIAERNQDATIYVGGLDDKVSESLMWELFVQAGPVVNVHMPKDRVTQMHQGYGFVEFMGEEDADYAIKIMNMIKLYGKPIRVNKASAHQKNLDVGANIFIGNLDPEVDEKLLYDTFSAFGVILQTPKIMRDPETGNSKGFAFINFASFDASDASIEAMNGQYLCNRPISVSYAFKRDAKGERHGSAAERLLAAQNPLSQADRPHQLFADAPPLAPPPMAPHQQHHHMMHHGMVVPPPPPPSAPIPPMGHPPPPPVPPPPQGGFPQSVIPPPPLPPMNMSHPPLPPGMPPPLPPMPIQASQAQQNAQRMMAPPPPPWAVGGQGQYPQFQPPPPRPPPGWRPPPPPVQQGAPPPPPQFRPPFPPRGPPPPPPPHDGSGF; encoded by the exons ATGGCAGCCGGTCCGATTGCGGAAAGAAATCAAG atgccACAATTTATGTTGGTGGCTTGGATGACAAAGTCTCAGAATCCCTGATGTGGGAGCTGTTTGTCCAAGCGGGTCCAGTTG TGAATGTGCACATGCCCAAGGACAGAGTGACCCAAATGCACCAAGGGTATGGATTTGTAGAATTCATGGGCGAAGAGGACGCAGATTATGCGATTAAGATCATGAACATGATCAAACTTTATGGAAAGCCCATTAGGGTAAATAAGGCTAGTGCTCACCAGAAGAATCTGGACGTAGGAGCCAATATTTTTATCGGAAACTTGGATCCTGAAGTCGACGAAAAACTACTTTACGATACTTTCAGTGCATTCGGCGTCATTTTGCAAACACCAAAG ATTATGCGAGACCCTGAGACCGGAAACTCGAAAGGCTTCGCTTTCATCAATTTTGCATCCTTTGATGCTTCCGATGCATCAATAGAAGCCATGAACGGGCAATATTTATGCAATCGACCAATCAGTGTCTCGTACGCATTCAAGCGCGACGCGAAAGGAGAAAGGCATGGAAGTGCAGCCGAGAGACTCTTGGCAGCTCAAAATCCACTGAGTCAAGCGGACAGACCGCATCAACTGTTCGCTGATGCGCCACCCTTGGCACCTCCGCCGATGGCGCCTCATCAACAACATCATCATATGATGCATCATGGCATGGTGGTTCCACCACCGCCGCCTCCAAGTGCGCCCATTCCTCCCATGGGACATCCGCCACCGCCCCCAGTGCCGCCTCCACCCCAGGGCGGCTTCCCCCAGTCAGTAATTCCACCTCCGCCTCTACCACCCATGAACATGTCGCATCCGCCTTTGCCACCCGGAATGCCGCCTCCACTTCCTCCAATGCCTATCCAGGCTTCCCAGGCCCAACAAAATGCACAGAGGATGATGGCTCCACCACCGCCTCCATGGGCAGTCGGCGGTCAGGGACAGTATCCCCAATTCCAACCTCCACCTCCAAGGCCACCTCCTGGCTGGAGGCCACCTCCACCTCCAGTTCAGCAAGGTGCTCCACCTCCGCCGCCACAATTTAGGCCACCATTCCCACCCAGAGGTCCACCACCTCCACCTCCTCCTCATGATGGGTCGGGATTTTAG